One window of Lemur catta isolate mLemCat1 chromosome 3, mLemCat1.pri, whole genome shotgun sequence genomic DNA carries:
- the MRTO4 gene encoding mRNA turnover protein 4 homolog isoform X2 has product MRNSKLKDIRNAWKHSRMFFGKNKVMMVALGRSPSDEYKDNLHQVSKKLRGEVGLLFTNRSKEEVNEWFTKYAEMDFARAGNKATFTVSLDPGPLDQFPHSMEPQLRQLGLPTTLRRGVVTLLSDYEVCKEGDVLTPEQARVLKLFGYEMAEFKVTIKYMWDAQSGRFHQVGDDLPESASESAEESESDEDD; this is encoded by the exons ATGAGGAACAGCAAGCTGAAGGACATCCGGAATGCCTGGAAGCACAGCCG GATGTTCTTTGGCAAAAACAAGGTGATGATGGTGGCCTTGGGTCGGAGCCCATCTGATGAGTACAAAGACAACCTGCACCAG GTCAGCAAGAAGTTGAGGGGTGAAGTTGGTCTCCTTTTCACCAACCGCTCAAAGGAGGAAGTGAATGA GTGGTTCACGAAATACGCAGAAATGGACTTCGCCCGAGCTGGTAACAAAGCCACTTTCACCGTGAGCCTGGATCCAGGGCCCCTGGATCAGTTCCCCCACTCCATGGAGCCACAGCTGAGGCAGCTGGGCCTGCCCACTACCCTCAGGAGAG GTGTGGTGACCCTGCTGTCCGACTACGAGGTGTGCAAGGAGGGCGACGTGCTCACCCCGGAGCAGGCCCGTGTCCTG aagctttttgggtATGAGATGGCTGAATTCAAGGTGACCATCAAATACATGTGGGACGCACAGTCGGGAAGGTTCCACCAGGTGGGAGACGACCTGCCAGAGAGCGCGTCCGAGTCGGCAGAAGAATCAGAGTCAGACGAGGACGACTGA
- the MRTO4 gene encoding mRNA turnover protein 4 homolog isoform X1, whose product MPKSKRDKKVSLTKTAKKGLELKQNLIEELRKCVDTYKYLFIFSVANMRNSKLKDIRNAWKHSRMFFGKNKVMMVALGRSPSDEYKDNLHQVSKKLRGEVGLLFTNRSKEEVNEWFTKYAEMDFARAGNKATFTVSLDPGPLDQFPHSMEPQLRQLGLPTTLRRGVVTLLSDYEVCKEGDVLTPEQARVLKLFGYEMAEFKVTIKYMWDAQSGRFHQVGDDLPESASESAEESESDEDD is encoded by the exons ATGCCCAAATCCAAGCGCGACAAGAAAG tttccttAACCAAAACTGCCAAGAAAGGCTTGGAACTGAAACAGAACCTGATAGAAGAG CTTCGGAAATGTGTGGACACCTACAAGTACCTTTTCATCTTCTCTGTGGCCAACATGAGGAACAGCAAGCTGAAGGACATCCGGAATGCCTGGAAGCACAGCCG GATGTTCTTTGGCAAAAACAAGGTGATGATGGTGGCCTTGGGTCGGAGCCCATCTGATGAGTACAAAGACAACCTGCACCAG GTCAGCAAGAAGTTGAGGGGTGAAGTTGGTCTCCTTTTCACCAACCGCTCAAAGGAGGAAGTGAATGA GTGGTTCACGAAATACGCAGAAATGGACTTCGCCCGAGCTGGTAACAAAGCCACTTTCACCGTGAGCCTGGATCCAGGGCCCCTGGATCAGTTCCCCCACTCCATGGAGCCACAGCTGAGGCAGCTGGGCCTGCCCACTACCCTCAGGAGAG GTGTGGTGACCCTGCTGTCCGACTACGAGGTGTGCAAGGAGGGCGACGTGCTCACCCCGGAGCAGGCCCGTGTCCTG aagctttttgggtATGAGATGGCTGAATTCAAGGTGACCATCAAATACATGTGGGACGCACAGTCGGGAAGGTTCCACCAGGTGGGAGACGACCTGCCAGAGAGCGCGTCCGAGTCGGCAGAAGAATCAGAGTCAGACGAGGACGACTGA